In Thalassotalea fonticola, a single genomic region encodes these proteins:
- a CDS encoding prepilin-type N-terminal cleavage/methylation domain-containing protein — MTVKLKPSKYQQGFTLIELVLGMTVMVVVIGFMMVAMLPKEQESADQIHLIQATELAQSFVNEITAKAFDENSDMSGGLIRCNETGGSACTSSNSLGAEELVRSLYDDVDDYDGLNSSVNDLEDSLGSSIEDIYHNFHVQVSVYYDNNYDGIADSYDGTLDNSILVKLITITVTTPLDTRIAFAVYKANIE; from the coding sequence ATGACTGTTAAGTTGAAACCATCTAAATATCAGCAAGGGTTTACTCTTATTGAGCTTGTACTCGGTATGACCGTAATGGTTGTGGTTATTGGCTTTATGATGGTAGCAATGCTTCCGAAAGAGCAGGAAAGTGCCGATCAAATTCATTTAATACAAGCAACAGAATTGGCGCAATCCTTTGTTAATGAAATTACGGCTAAAGCATTTGACGAAAACTCTGATATGAGCGGAGGGTTAATCCGTTGCAATGAAACAGGCGGCTCAGCTTGTACTAGCAGTAATAGTCTTGGTGCAGAAGAATTAGTCCGTTCTTTGTATGATGATGTTGATGATTACGATGGATTAAATTCAAGCGTTAATGATCTGGAAGACTCATTAGGCAGTTCGATTGAGGATATTTATCATAATTTTCATGTTCAAGTAAGTGTGTATTATGATAATAATTATGACGGTATTGCAGACAGCTATGATGGCACTTTAGATAATAGTATTTTAGTAAAACTTATTACCATTACGGTTACAACCCCACTTGATACTCGCATCGCTTTTGCTGTATATAAGGCAAATATTGAATGA
- a CDS encoding prepilin-type N-terminal cleavage/methylation domain-containing protein, with translation MHYQKKTYLGFTLIELIVVILIISIVAISVVPKMIGSSNFDSFMYRDQMISSLRLMQQQSMQQTDSNSCHQIIVNSDGYGASANCSTNTLIPDWANKNTGFAIPIDSSVQITGVSTITFDSWGRAAECTSGCTIELTNDDSAFLCIESQGYIHDC, from the coding sequence ATGCATTATCAAAAAAAAACTTATTTAGGTTTTACATTAATTGAATTGATTGTAGTCATACTGATCATCAGTATTGTGGCTATTTCTGTTGTACCTAAAATGATCGGTAGCAGTAATTTCGACTCCTTTATGTATCGCGATCAGATGATCTCTAGCTTACGGTTAATGCAACAGCAAAGCATGCAACAAACCGATAGCAATTCATGCCATCAAATTATCGTCAATAGTGATGGCTATGGGGCTTCTGCAAATTGTTCGACTAATACATTGATTCCTGACTGGGCTAATAAAAATACTGGCTTTGCGATTCCTATTGATTCGTCAGTGCAAATAACAGGAGTGAGCACTATTACCTTTGATTCTTGGGGCCGGGCGGCTGAATGTACCAGTGGCTGCACCATAGAATTAACCAATGATGACTCCGCTTTTCTATGTATCGAAAGCCAGGGCTATATCCATGACTGTTAA
- a CDS encoding type II secretion system protein, which produces MNKNKGFTLIELVIVIVILGILAATAAPKFIDLTGDARESVMAGLEGSMQSAVEISHAKALIEGETATSGEIQIGSDFYALANGWPIAVSGTGVTTDGFGIKDLLEIDTTADTGDFEITSESGSTIIFTHPDAEDKLTCIVQFDNAVDAETRPDITTDFSGC; this is translated from the coding sequence ATGAACAAGAATAAAGGCTTTACTCTAATTGAATTAGTCATCGTCATTGTAATACTCGGTATTTTAGCTGCAACGGCTGCGCCGAAGTTTATCGACTTAACTGGTGATGCGCGTGAATCAGTAATGGCAGGTTTAGAAGGTAGTATGCAATCTGCAGTAGAAATTTCACATGCAAAAGCATTAATTGAAGGTGAAACCGCAACATCAGGCGAAATTCAAATTGGTAGCGACTTTTATGCTCTGGCAAATGGTTGGCCAATTGCGGTAAGTGGTACAGGTGTAACAACAGATGGTTTTGGTATTAAAGATTTACTCGAAATAGATACAACTGCTGACACTGGCGATTTCGAAATTACCTCTGAATCTGGTAGTACGATTATTTTTACTCACCCTGATGCTGAAGATAAATTAACATGTATTGTTCAATTTGATAATGCAGTTGATGCAGAAACTCGACCTGATATTACAACTGATTTTTCCGGTTGTTAA
- a CDS encoding prepilin-type N-terminal cleavage/methylation domain-containing protein — protein MKNNKLKLNKGFTLIELVIVVVLLGLLAVTAIPKFIDLTEQAQQANIEGMAGGFATGVSLARAQWEAEGRTNDGQYNVVNYDGSDLILTTENQNNGVRPGYPIGLEGNNDSLELADCVDIWNNILQQPPLVTSTIGDLNGVDSDSFKYFAIVSDAGPLSTCVYFLKDTLVKADDQYAAPADENTGNNFSYQPATSSVVININQN, from the coding sequence ATGAAAAACAACAAACTAAAATTAAATAAAGGTTTCACCTTAATCGAACTGGTTATCGTCGTGGTATTACTGGGTTTACTAGCCGTAACCGCAATACCTAAATTTATTGACTTAACCGAGCAAGCCCAACAGGCAAACATTGAAGGTATGGCAGGTGGTTTCGCGACCGGTGTTTCTCTGGCAAGAGCACAGTGGGAAGCTGAAGGTCGAACTAATGACGGCCAATATAATGTGGTTAACTATGATGGTAGTGATTTAATTTTGACTACTGAAAATCAAAATAATGGTGTTCGTCCAGGTTACCCAATCGGCCTTGAAGGCAATAACGATTCATTAGAATTGGCTGATTGTGTAGATATTTGGAATAACATTTTACAACAGCCTCCCTTGGTCACTAGCACTATAGGTGATTTAAATGGCGTTGATAGTGATAGTTTTAAATACTTCGCCATTGTCAGCGACGCCGGCCCTCTAAGTACTTGTGTCTATTTTCTAAAAGACACTTTAGTAAAGGCTGATGATCAATATGCAGCTCCTGCTGATGAAAATACCGGCAATAATTTTTCTTATCAGCCAGCGACGAGTTCAGTTGTTATAAATATTAACCAAAACTAG
- a CDS encoding type II secretion system F family protein produces the protein MAVFHYIGRSSHGKQVSGAIDASSSTAVAEQLSKQSIIPITIKAAATDAEASDINMSGWLVSKKVSPIDMIMFCRQMYALMRSGVPILSAMRGLADTTKSKALKDVLFAIHEKLEKGFSLSSSMANYPLVFGKLMVSVVHVGENTGQLDESFAKLAQYLEREEETKKNIKQAMRYPSFVVVAIVIAMFILNIWVIPIFADMFKQFQTELPITTQWLIASSNFFTNYWWLILAIMFISVFSFKRYIATEDGLYSWDKRKIKIPLVGEIIERSLLARFSHSFSIVLRAGIPITAGLSLTADAIGNSFMSDKVRKMRQRVETGDTLLRTAKASDLFTPLVLQMISVGEETGKIDELLEEVAEYYEREVDYDLKTLTDRIEPILISFMAGLVLILALGIFTPMWDMYSAVQG, from the coding sequence ATGGCAGTATTTCATTACATTGGCCGGAGCAGTCACGGCAAACAAGTTTCGGGCGCGATAGATGCGAGCTCAAGCACCGCTGTGGCTGAACAGTTAAGTAAGCAAAGTATTATCCCCATTACAATTAAAGCGGCAGCAACTGACGCTGAAGCATCCGACATTAACATGTCTGGCTGGCTGGTTTCAAAAAAAGTATCGCCAATCGATATGATCATGTTTTGTCGGCAAATGTATGCATTAATGCGCTCAGGCGTGCCTATATTGAGTGCAATGCGAGGTTTGGCTGATACCACTAAATCAAAAGCCTTAAAGGATGTGCTATTTGCTATTCATGAAAAACTAGAAAAAGGCTTTAGCTTGTCTTCTTCTATGGCGAACTATCCTTTGGTGTTCGGTAAACTGATGGTGTCAGTTGTACATGTTGGCGAAAATACCGGTCAACTTGATGAGTCATTTGCCAAACTTGCCCAGTATTTAGAGCGTGAAGAAGAAACCAAAAAAAATATAAAACAAGCAATGCGTTACCCGAGCTTCGTTGTTGTCGCTATTGTTATCGCTATGTTCATTTTAAATATTTGGGTAATTCCAATTTTTGCAGACATGTTTAAGCAGTTTCAAACGGAGCTGCCAATAACAACACAGTGGCTTATTGCCAGTTCGAATTTTTTTACCAATTATTGGTGGCTTATTTTAGCCATTATGTTTATCAGTGTGTTTTCCTTTAAACGCTATATTGCCACTGAAGACGGTTTGTATAGCTGGGATAAACGTAAAATAAAAATTCCCCTTGTCGGTGAAATCATTGAACGCTCCTTGTTAGCACGCTTTTCTCATAGTTTTTCGATAGTATTGCGCGCCGGAATTCCAATTACTGCTGGCTTAAGTTTAACTGCAGACGCCATTGGTAATAGCTTTATGAGTGACAAGGTTCGAAAAATGCGTCAAAGAGTAGAAACCGGAGATACGCTATTACGCACAGCCAAGGCAAGTGACCTTTTTACGCCGCTAGTTTTACAAATGATTTCAGTAGGTGAAGAAACCGGTAAAATTGACGAACTGCTTGAAGAAGTCGCAGAATATTATGAACGCGAAGTCGATTATGATTTGAAAACATTAACCGACAGAATCGAACCAATATTAATCAGTTTTATGGCTGGCTTGGTATTAATTCTCGCGCTTGGTATATTTACACCAATGTGGGACATGTATTCAGCAGTTCAGGGATAA
- a CDS encoding GspE/PulE family protein produces MATPKLKLKLKLRLGDLLVEESIISDEQLAHALQLQNTTHRKLGASLIELGFISERQLLQFLAKQMNLPFIDITQRFIAPNVVGLLPEVHARRLRALVLEYDDDTVLLGMSDPADLNALDQLEVYLAPRELKLAAVTESQIFNAFDNLYRRTAEIESFASQLEEEYVDAKEIDFAADSESSDATVDKLLQSVFEDAVQMRASDVHIEPEKERLRIRQRVDGILQESIINQAKIANALVLKLKLMASLDISEKRLPQDGRFHLRIKGHEIDVRMSTMPVQFGESVVMRLLDQTSGIIKLEQTGLPDDLIKRLRLQITRSNGMVLVTGPTGSGKTTTLYAALSELNKPETKIITVEDPVEYRLPRINQVQVSDKIELSFARVLRTALRQDPDVLMVGEMRDSETVDIGMRGALTGHMVLSTLHTNDAITSAIRLIDMGAPGFLVSSALRAIVAQRLVRRICRSCTIEHQLELQEIIWLENLTGSKPSTQFYKGSGCQSCNYSGYHGRVGVFELLELNTAMMDALKKEDTVEFSQAAKQSEGYRPLALAAYDYAVQGVTTVDEVLRLTEVIDIN; encoded by the coding sequence ATGGCAACACCAAAATTAAAATTAAAATTAAAATTACGATTAGGCGATTTACTCGTTGAAGAAAGTATTATCTCTGATGAGCAACTTGCCCATGCATTACAATTGCAAAATACCACTCATCGTAAATTAGGGGCTTCATTAATAGAGCTCGGATTTATTAGCGAACGACAGTTGCTACAGTTTTTAGCTAAGCAAATGAATTTGCCATTTATTGATATAACCCAGAGATTTATCGCACCCAATGTTGTTGGTCTGTTACCTGAAGTACATGCTCGTCGCTTACGAGCATTAGTGCTTGAATATGATGATGATACTGTTTTATTAGGGATGAGCGATCCGGCAGACCTTAATGCTTTAGATCAATTAGAAGTTTATCTTGCTCCTAGGGAATTAAAACTTGCAGCGGTTACTGAGTCTCAAATATTTAATGCCTTTGATAATTTATACAGACGCACCGCTGAAATAGAGTCTTTTGCCAGTCAGCTCGAAGAAGAATATGTTGATGCCAAAGAAATTGATTTTGCTGCTGACAGTGAATCCAGTGATGCTACTGTTGATAAACTGCTGCAATCAGTTTTTGAAGATGCGGTGCAAATGCGTGCATCTGATGTTCATATTGAGCCTGAAAAAGAGCGCTTAAGAATTCGACAACGTGTTGATGGCATTTTACAAGAAAGCATTATCAACCAGGCAAAAATTGCTAATGCCTTAGTGCTTAAATTAAAGCTTATGGCAAGCTTAGATATTTCTGAAAAACGTTTACCTCAAGATGGCCGTTTTCATTTGCGTATTAAAGGGCATGAAATAGACGTGCGAATGTCAACCATGCCAGTGCAATTTGGTGAGTCAGTGGTAATGCGCTTACTTGATCAAACCAGTGGTATTATTAAGCTGGAGCAAACTGGTTTACCTGATGACTTGATTAAACGTTTAAGATTACAAATAACCCGTTCCAACGGCATGGTATTAGTCACCGGACCGACAGGTTCAGGTAAAACAACGACACTTTATGCAGCGTTATCAGAGTTGAACAAGCCTGAAACTAAAATTATTACCGTTGAAGATCCTGTTGAGTATCGGTTGCCGCGAATTAACCAAGTGCAAGTGAGTGATAAAATAGAGTTAAGTTTTGCTCGTGTATTAAGAACTGCGCTTCGCCAAGATCCAGATGTATTAATGGTTGGCGAGATGCGTGACTCTGAAACTGTTGATATTGGTATGCGCGGCGCGCTAACCGGCCATATGGTACTTTCTACCTTACACACCAACGATGCGATTACTTCTGCTATTAGATTAATAGATATGGGCGCTCCAGGGTTTCTCGTGAGTAGTGCTTTGCGAGCAATAGTTGCACAAAGATTGGTGCGGCGCATTTGTCGAAGTTGTACTATTGAACATCAATTAGAGCTACAAGAAATTATTTGGCTGGAAAATTTAACGGGCAGTAAACCTAGTACTCAATTTTATAAAGGCAGCGGGTGTCAGTCTTGTAACTACAGTGGTTACCACGGAAGAGTTGGTGTATTTGAATTATTAGAATTAAATACAGCTATGATGGATGCATTGAAAAAAGAAGATACCGTAGAATTCAGTCAGGCAGCTAAGCAGAGTGAGGGTTATCGACCTTTAGCTCTTGCCGCCTATGATTATGCTGTGCAAGGTGTAACCACAGTAGATGAAGTATTACGTTTAACTGAAGTGATAGATATTAACTAA
- a CDS encoding tetratricopeptide repeat protein, which yields MSVINEMLKDLDKRKADEQALTTGQYQSRAIARTANKSLTTIIIAVVITASICIAAMYLLLPYMNAAPSTPATIDKALTTSKTKVKQQAIATEVVVPTSKVLTEQVTPKVIKSTTDIVANEYVNITSTEIINTAQKPKAVIAKAKPVAIVESNGTSIEKPKVDKSVRKDSSLVISKVELTPEQLSNKKLSIAKRALKNGQLKKAESLLEEAIILQPYHVEARKELAALWFGRKTYQPAKNLLTQGVVLLPNNEDFRLMLARIYSTEGNNEKAFKVLNELASSNLLEYQLALASMASQSDHHSSAINAYNKLLVMRPQQSRWWLALAISYDSNEQYQPATSAYQKAIALGRLSSNSVQFAKQRLIELGE from the coding sequence ATGAGCGTTATTAATGAAATGCTAAAAGATCTGGATAAACGTAAAGCTGATGAGCAAGCATTAACGACTGGTCAATATCAAAGTCGTGCAATAGCGAGGACTGCAAACAAAAGCTTAACGACAATTATTATTGCTGTAGTGATAACAGCCAGCATCTGTATTGCGGCTATGTATTTATTATTGCCCTATATGAATGCTGCTCCCTCAACACCAGCTACTATTGATAAAGCGTTAACTACAAGCAAAACGAAAGTTAAACAACAAGCCATTGCCACTGAAGTTGTTGTGCCTACCTCTAAGGTATTAACTGAACAGGTAACACCTAAAGTAATAAAAAGTACTACTGACATAGTAGCGAATGAATATGTGAATATAACTTCGACCGAAATTATCAACACGGCTCAGAAGCCTAAGGCTGTTATTGCAAAAGCAAAGCCTGTAGCAATCGTTGAAAGCAACGGTACTTCTATAGAAAAGCCTAAAGTTGATAAGTCGGTGAGAAAAGACTCATCTTTAGTGATATCCAAAGTTGAGTTAACTCCAGAACAATTATCGAATAAAAAGCTAAGTATTGCTAAACGAGCTTTAAAAAATGGTCAGTTAAAAAAAGCTGAATCTTTATTAGAAGAAGCCATTATTTTACAACCATATCATGTTGAAGCGCGCAAAGAATTAGCTGCTTTGTGGTTTGGTCGTAAGACTTATCAACCGGCAAAAAATTTATTAACCCAAGGTGTGGTGCTGTTACCTAACAATGAAGATTTTCGTTTAATGTTAGCGCGCATTTATTCTACCGAAGGTAATAATGAAAAAGCATTTAAAGTATTAAATGAGTTAGCAAGCAGTAACCTTCTAGAATATCAATTAGCATTAGCTTCAATGGCTTCACAAAGCGATCATCATAGCTCGGCAATTAATGCCTATAACAAGCTGTTAGTTATGCGCCCACAACAAAGTCGATGGTGGCTAGCCCTAGCCATTTCTTATGATAGTAATGAGCAATATCAACCTGCAACTTCAGCTTATCAAAAAGCGATTGCGCTTGGGCGACTGTCTAGCAATTCAGTGCAGTTTGCCAAACAACGACTTATAGAGTTGGGGGAATAA
- a CDS encoding ExeA family protein — protein sequence MYLYHYGLSELPFTLTPNTNFYLGLQPHHEALDVLLVALKNGEGFIKVIGEVGTGKTLICRKLLNEIPEHFVTAYIPNPYLKPDELRRALAAELGIKQAQRMNVNLLSERIQKRLLELHASGHSVVLILDEAQALPEESLEALRLFTNLETETRKLLQVVLFAQPELDQRLNENNFRQLKQRITFAYQLRTMNPSEVQYYIEHRLRIAGHKGPNLFSNALYKRIAKVSCGTPRLVNILCHKILMLCYGQGKYVASAKDVSLAIKDTESVDEPSCLGWPLFLSGTTVITMMSAVYFGVLQ from the coding sequence ATGTATTTGTACCATTATGGGTTGTCAGAGTTACCGTTTACTTTGACCCCGAATACCAATTTCTATTTAGGGCTTCAACCGCATCATGAAGCCCTTGATGTATTGTTGGTAGCGCTAAAAAATGGTGAAGGATTTATCAAAGTTATCGGTGAAGTTGGTACTGGCAAAACATTAATATGCCGGAAGTTATTAAACGAGATTCCGGAGCATTTTGTTACCGCTTATATTCCTAATCCTTATTTGAAGCCAGATGAATTACGCCGGGCTTTAGCGGCCGAATTAGGAATAAAGCAAGCACAACGAATGAATGTAAATTTGCTCAGCGAACGCATCCAGAAACGTTTGTTGGAGTTACATGCAAGTGGCCATTCTGTAGTATTAATTCTTGATGAGGCACAGGCATTACCGGAAGAAAGTTTAGAAGCGTTGAGGTTATTTACTAACCTAGAAACTGAAACGCGTAAATTATTGCAGGTTGTACTGTTTGCGCAGCCTGAACTTGATCAGCGCTTAAATGAAAATAATTTTAGGCAGCTTAAACAACGCATAACATTTGCCTATCAATTAAGAACTATGAACCCTAGTGAAGTTCAATATTATATTGAGCATAGGTTGCGAATAGCGGGTCACAAAGGGCCGAATTTATTTTCAAATGCTTTATACAAACGCATCGCAAAAGTAAGTTGCGGTACACCTAGATTGGTGAATATTCTGTGTCATAAAATACTGATGCTATGTTATGGCCAAGGTAAATATGTTGCGAGTGCCAAAGATGTGTCATTAGCAATTAAAGATACAGAATCGGTTGATGAGCCCAGCTGTTTGGGGTGGCCTTTATTTTTAAGTGGGACAACAGTTATAACAATGATGAGTGCAGTTTATTTTGGGGTTTTACAATGA
- the mshL gene encoding pilus (MSHA type) biogenesis protein MshL: MKKHLLLSLFCTTAITLSGCSSTAEQPKEATTKQEEPKDVLDDSIKSEKQAKTKPLSQVPLAVQQDIMQQGLASARDSLMVEKRMDIAANQIPAKDFFSAIVNDSDYSIAIHPDVEGDITLNLSEVTLSEILDIVQDIYGFDIKKTNRVIQVYPAGMRTQTIALDYLFLKRSGLSSTSVNSGGVSSNDPNSGNNSQGGNNNSNNSGSSNNGNSSNSNRQGNSQDQRSGINIFTENESDYWLELQETLQALIGTEGGRTVIVSPQAGLITVKALPNEIKAIEGFITQSQEHLRRQVIIEAKILEVTLNDDYQQGISWAAIGDVDSGNVGFSSTGNIAGNGISSIIGGGGNLAISGTDFSGLITLLSTQGKVQVLSSPRVTATNNQKAVIKVGEDEYFVTEVSSTTITGNATTVTPEIELTPFFSGIALDVTPQINESGEVILHVHPSVTVTSEQLKSLTFSQEDILLPLAKSRVRESDTIVKAKSGEVIVLGGLIESSKSEIESKTPFLGDIPYLGELFTNRSESIVKKELVILLKPVVIGKETWQDQIKEARSLLQKWFPESE; the protein is encoded by the coding sequence ATGAAAAAGCATTTGTTATTAAGTTTATTCTGCACCACAGCGATAACCCTGTCGGGGTGTTCTTCCACTGCTGAGCAGCCAAAAGAGGCAACAACCAAGCAAGAAGAGCCAAAAGATGTGCTTGATGATTCAATTAAAAGCGAAAAACAGGCAAAAACCAAACCACTGTCGCAAGTGCCGTTAGCGGTTCAGCAAGATATTATGCAACAAGGATTAGCGTCAGCGCGAGACTCTTTGATGGTAGAAAAGCGCATGGATATCGCTGCGAATCAAATACCAGCCAAAGATTTCTTTTCAGCAATTGTTAATGATAGTGATTACTCGATAGCTATACATCCAGATGTAGAAGGTGATATTACCTTAAATTTGAGCGAAGTAACGCTTTCAGAGATTTTAGATATTGTACAAGATATTTATGGTTTCGATATCAAGAAAACCAATAGAGTTATCCAAGTATACCCTGCTGGTATGCGCACCCAAACTATTGCCCTCGATTACCTATTTTTAAAACGTTCAGGTCTTTCATCCACTAGCGTTAATTCTGGTGGTGTCTCAAGTAATGATCCCAACTCTGGCAATAACAGCCAAGGCGGAAATAATAATTCAAACAATAGTGGCTCTTCTAATAATGGCAATTCTTCTAATAGTAATCGTCAAGGGAATAGTCAGGATCAGCGTAGCGGAATAAATATTTTTACCGAAAACGAATCTGATTATTGGTTAGAATTACAAGAAACTTTGCAAGCGTTAATCGGCACTGAAGGTGGGCGTACAGTAATTGTATCGCCACAAGCTGGCTTAATTACCGTAAAAGCCTTACCGAATGAAATTAAAGCCATTGAAGGTTTTATTACGCAATCACAAGAGCATTTACGCCGTCAGGTAATTATTGAAGCGAAAATATTAGAAGTTACCCTTAATGATGATTATCAACAAGGTATTTCATGGGCTGCTATAGGAGATGTAGACTCCGGTAATGTTGGCTTTAGCAGTACTGGTAATATCGCTGGAAATGGTATCTCATCAATAATTGGTGGCGGTGGTAATTTAGCTATCTCAGGTACTGACTTTTCGGGATTAATTACTTTGTTGTCAACGCAAGGTAAAGTGCAAGTTCTATCTAGCCCAAGAGTTACAGCAACAAACAACCAAAAAGCCGTAATAAAAGTTGGCGAAGATGAATATTTTGTTACCGAGGTATCAAGCACAACAATTACTGGGAATGCCACTACGGTTACTCCTGAAATTGAATTAACCCCTTTCTTTTCTGGTATTGCTTTAGATGTAACGCCACAAATCAACGAATCAGGCGAAGTAATATTGCATGTGCATCCATCGGTAACTGTAACGAGTGAACAGCTGAAAAGCTTAACCTTCAGCCAAGAAGATATTTTATTGCCATTAGCAAAATCTAGAGTTAGAGAATCGGATACTATCGTTAAAGCTAAATCGGGTGAAGTTATTGTCTTAGGCGGTTTAATTGAGTCGAGCAAATCTGAGATAGAATCGAAAACACCATTCTTAGGCGATATTCCATATTTAGGCGAACTGTTTACTAACCGTAGTGAGTCAATTGTTAAAAAAGAACTAGTAATTTTATTGAAGCCGGTAGTTATTGGCAAAGAAACTTGGCAAGACCAGATCAAAGAAGCACGTTCATTGTTGCAAAAATGGTTTCCTGAAAGCGAGTAA
- a CDS encoding MSHA biogenesis protein MshK, protein MFKLFLVATLMTCTTSIHAEELDPTRPFTSSAIDRESLAKNLKLYSVIISGNSRTAIINQKTLVVGDSLEEFRVIQIEKQKVVLQSSSETIELVLFTNALTK, encoded by the coding sequence GTGTTTAAATTATTCTTAGTAGCTACTTTAATGACCTGTACGACAAGTATTCATGCTGAGGAACTTGACCCTACGCGGCCATTTACCAGCTCGGCGATAGATAGAGAGTCACTTGCAAAGAATCTGAAGTTATACTCTGTCATTATTTCAGGCAATTCACGCACAGCCATTATTAATCAAAAGACTCTGGTTGTCGGTGATAGCCTTGAAGAATTTAGAGTTATTCAAATAGAAAAACAAAAAGTGGTATTACAAAGTTCTTCCGAAACGATAGAGCTAGTCTTGTTTACTAACGCTTTGACCAAATAA
- a CDS encoding PilN domain-containing protein, which translates to MTKARINLLRDELVAVQTWLTLTNVVRVWAVFFLICILITAYFNVNHSALNEQYTSLKNKNMQLSNQLEQIEDILKSRVVDPRKVNHLSRLKFIFQNKQVLHRQLTDQTQVRLSGFASVMTEISQYHNREVSLTSVKISDDSISMQGLARNADSVPLWLSGFQDSIFMAGKRFSEFNLNINEGGYTSFVVSSTITESVESK; encoded by the coding sequence ATGACTAAGGCTCGTATTAATTTATTAAGAGATGAACTGGTAGCAGTACAAACGTGGTTAACATTAACTAACGTGGTACGGGTATGGGCCGTTTTTTTTCTTATATGCATACTTATAACAGCATACTTTAATGTAAATCATTCAGCATTAAATGAGCAATACACCTCTTTGAAAAATAAGAATATGCAACTTTCAAATCAATTAGAGCAAATTGAAGATATATTAAAATCAAGAGTTGTTGATCCGAGAAAAGTAAATCACTTATCAAGACTTAAATTTATTTTTCAAAATAAGCAGGTATTACATCGACAACTTACTGACCAAACCCAAGTACGCTTAAGTGGTTTTGCTAGTGTTATGACTGAAATCTCTCAATATCATAATAGAGAAGTAAGCTTAACGTCAGTAAAAATCAGTGATGACAGTATAAGTATGCAAGGTCTGGCACGTAATGCTGATTCAGTTCCACTTTGGTTGTCGGGTTTTCAAGATTCCATTTTTATGGCGGGTAAACGTTTTTCAGAATTTAATTTAAATATCAATGAAGGTGGATATACATCCTTTGTGGTTAGCTCGACAATTACTGAAAGTGTGGAGTCAAAATAA